A segment of the Candidatus Pelagisphaera phototrophica genome:
ATAATATTGGCGTTCTAGATTTTAATGAAAGCTACATAAGCAGACTAAAAAATCGTGAGATGCTGGGTGATGCCCTAATTAGAGTTATGGACGAATTCCAATTAGATGCCCTTGTTCACCCTTTTAAAACGTTACCGGCTACTAAAATTGTTGATGGTTGGAGTAATAGTGAGGGGGACAATGCATTGTCTTCGCAGACTGGTTTTCCCGGCCTCTTGGTCCCGGCTGGTTTCACAAACAAAAATCTGCCGATAGCTTTAGAGTTCCTAGGTCGTCCCTTTAGTGAACCTACTCTCATCAAGTTAGCGTCCGGATATGAAGCTGTCTCGAAAAACAGAAAGCTTCCTGAAACAACACCTCCCCTCAACGGAGAAGTCATTACGTATTGATTTTCATGGTCTGCAAAAACGTAAGTACGATTATAAACCATACAACTTTAAATATGCTTAAGCTCGGAAGAATACACCTTATCTATTTTGCATTATCGGCCTTTTTTTTAAGCAAGGTCTCTTCAGAAACTTTTGACCTTTCTACGGCTACTATTACGGACATCAATGATGCGATTGATGCAGGTGTCCTATCTTCCGAAAAGCTGGTGCAGCTATACCTCAAGCGTATAGATGCATACGACAAGAAGGGCCCTGCAGTAAATTGCGTAATTCACATTGATGAGAACGCTCTGGAGCTGGCTAGGGAGCTAGATATCGAAAGAATTGAAAAAGGAAGACGCTCACCCATCCACGGTATCCCAATCCTTCTAAAAGATCTCATTGATGTAGCTGGCCAACCGACTACGGGAGGATTCGTTCCCTTGGGGGCTCCAATACCTGACCGTAATGCGACGATCGTTACTAGAATGCAAGAGGCAGGCGGGATTATACTTGGCAAGGTATCTACCTCTAATTGGTTCGGCAACGATTTCGATGAAACACATCCAATAGGTGCGAGCAAAAACCCTTACAATTTAGAGTATTCGCCGGGTGGCTCGTCAAATGGTAGTGGAGTGGCGATGGCGGCCTACTTCGCAACTCTTGCCATCGGAACTGATACTAGCGTTTCTGTTCAAAATCCATCTGCTAACTGCAGTCTTGTTGGAATGGTTGGTACATATGGCATGGTAAGTCGTTCAGGGATAATTCCGCGCGGAGCTACACAGGATCGTCCTGGACCGATGGGCCGTAGTGTCTTCGATGTTGCAACCTTATTTAGCGTTATCTCCGGATGGGACGCGGAGGATTTTACTACTTTTAATCCGATTGGACATTTCCCGATGAGTGATTGGGCAGAAGAGCTGTCGAAGGATTCGCTCGTCGGAAAACGAATTGGTGTACTCAGGGAAATGATACCCGTAGCCGACGAATATAAAGAGGCACTCTCAATTTTTGACGAAGCATTAATCGACTTGCGAAAGGCCGGTGCATTCATTGTTGATCCAATTCTAACGGGAAACCCCACAATCGCTGATGATACTTCCCAACCCCGACTTCGTACGGCTGAGTATGAAAAAATACACTACACGAACGCTTATCTGGCTCGTCTTGGTGCTAAAGCACCTTTCAAAAACGTCGCCGATTGGATGGAAGCGGTAGGAGAGGACAAATTTACTCAGCGTATGGTTGATGCCATGTCACTTGAATCACCAGACAAGAGTCTCGACTATCAGGCCCGGTACCGCACAAGAAAGATGTATATAGCTTTGATCGAAGAACTTTTTGAGCGTTATGATCTAGATGCTATTGCCCAACCGTTTCAAGTTGCCCCCGCGCCGCGTCTAGATCGAAAGCGTGGGCCAAGCAGAGAATGGTGGATTGCTAGTCCAGCAACAAACAATCTTTCTTCTTCATTAGGTTTTCCAGCGGTAGTTGTCCCTGGAGGTTATACTCAAGCTGAAGGGCTTCCAATAGCTATCCAATTTATGGGAAAACGGTTTACGGATCTAGAGGTACTTAAAGTCGCTCATGGCTACGAGCAAACGACGATGAAACGCAAAACGCCCGCTTCTACTCCACGTTTAAACGGAGAAATTATAAAATATTAATTTTTCAATTACTTAAACATTGCTCCGACTAGTCCTTACGTTTGGCGAGAAAATATTCCTCCGTGAGAAGGCAACATATATAATAGCAGAAATGATGTTAAATTTATTCTCAAACTTAAGGCGATTGGTATTAGGCTCATTCATATTGCTGTCATCGATGACAATGTCTGCATCGAAATCTAATATACATGTCTTGGGAACCGGCGGAACAATTTCGGGAGCAGCTCCGAGCCCAGAAATGCTTTCAGGATACGAGTCTGGCACTTTTCCAGTAGTGGAGCTTTTGAAGGAAGTGCCAGAAGTATCTGATTTCGCTCGGGTAACAAGCGAGCAGATAATAAACGTTGGATCAGGTAGTATTAATGGGGAAGTTCTTCTGAAGCTTGCTAATCGAATAAATAAACTCTGCAAAGAAAAGCCGGAAATTGATGGTTATGTTGTTACCCATGGAACAGGAACATTAGAAGAGACCGCATATTTTCTAAATCTAACAATTTTAAGTGACAAGCCAGTTGTGATTGTCGGTGCGATGCGTCCTTGGACTGCAACGAGTGGAGATGGACCTTTAAATCTCTACAATGCCATAAGAGTCGCTTCAGCCCCGGAATCTCGCGGAAAAGGGGCTTTGATAGTCCTGAACGATGAAATAAACTCCGCCAGAGATGGAACGAAAACGGATACTTACCGCGTGGAGACTTTCAATTCAAGAGAGTATGGATTTCTCGGATATGCCGACCCAGATAAGGTCGTTTATTATCGCAAACCGCTTAAACGGCATACTTTTCAAACGGAGTTTGATATTACGGACGTTGTCTCTCTTCCGAAAGTTGACATTGTTTACGGTTATCAGGAAGGATCCAGAGGGTCGGTTGATGGCCTTGTTGCTTCGGGGTCAGTGGGAATCATCGCAGCATCTAGGTCGCCGGATATTTCAGTCGCATTAGAAGAAGCTCAGCGAAAAGGAATAACTGTCGTTCGCAGCGATCGTAAGGGCCAAGGTCGAGTCCTCAATAGTGAGAGCCGGCTAAAGGAGGGAACAATCAGTGGTGATAATCTGAGACCACAAAAAGCAAGGATACTACTTCAACTTGCTTTGACCAAGACTAGCGAACCAACCGAGATTCAAAGGATTTTTAATCAGTATTGAGAAATTAAAAACAGCATGATAAGTAAGAAAATATTACAGGTATTTTTAATACCTTCCGTTGTTTTAATTTCCTTCGCCTCAGCTTATGCTGGTTTGCCAAAAGTCGTTGTCCTCGGGACGGGGGGTACTATCCAGAGCAAAGGTGACACTCGTATGACGCGGTACGACTATCGCGCGGGCCGATTCGATATTTCTGAGATAATAGATTTAATTCCACAAGTTAAAAAAATAGCTGAACTTGAAGCCGAACAGTTTACGAATATTGGAAGCCCGAGTATGACCCCTGATATTTGGAAGAGTCTAGCGGAAAGAATCAACGAAACTGCACTGCGTTCAGATGTATCCGGTTTTGTACTAACACACGGGACCAACACACTAGAGGAAACCGCTTATTTTCTGCATCTTACTGTGCAGACAGACAAACCGGTTGTGATCGTGGGTGCTCAGCGTCCTTCAACTTCGATCAGCGCAGACGGACCCATGAATTTTTACAACGCCGTTCAGGTTGCTGCATCACCTGAAGCGCGCGACAAGGGGGTTCTGATCTGCATGAATCAGCAGATCAATAGTGCGAGAGAGGGCACAAAAACGAGTGCGTATAAAGTGGAAGCTTTCCAGTCGAGAGACCTCGGGTTATTGGGGGTTGTCGACCCAGATGGGGTTCATTTTCTGAGGGCACCTGTGCGTCGCCATACCTACCTATCCGAATTTGATGTGAGCGATATTTCCTCTTTCCCACGAATTGACGTAGTACCGTCTTTCGCGGACGCGGCGGGGGACCTCATTACCTTCCTGGCTAGTGCGGGAGCGGAAGGGATAGTCCTTGCGGGTCATGGTGCTGGAGGAGCATCGCCGGCTCAAGGCGAAGCTTTTAAGACTGCAACAAGCAATGGAGTTATAGCTATCGCCTGTTCCAGAACTGGAAGCGGCCGAGTGATAGAAAGCTCGCGGATGCTGGAGTATGGTTTGATCGCAGGAGATAACCTTCTGCCTCACAAGGCACGCATTCTTCTCATGCTGGCTATAGCAAGCGGGAAGAGCGAAAGATCTGAGCTCATTCGCATCTTTGACCAATACTAAACTAGGCTAACCAGATTAATATCAAATGACTTATAGCAGATTCATAAGTTTAATACTTTTATCCATTATTCTGATTGCATCAGCAGTAGCCGAACGAGTTAGGATTCCTTTGCATGAGGCCACGATCTTCGATATCCAAAAAGCCTTCGATCAAGGAACTTTGACGTCGGAAGAGTTGGTCGGAATGTATTTAAAGAGGATTGAAAAATACGATCAACAAGGACCGGCTTTGAATTCGATTCTTACTCTTAACGAAGAAGCAATAACAGAGGCAAGGAAACTAGATATTGAGCGTTCAAAAACGGGTGCCCGCAGCTTGTTGCACGGTATTCCCATAATTCCGAAGGACAACTTTGACACCGCGGATATGCCTACAACTGGTGGTTTCAAGGGACTAAAAGATTCTATTCCGGTACGAGATGCTTTTACCATTCGAAGGCTAAGGGAAAGTGGAGCAATAATCCTGGCTAAATCAAATCTGGACGAGTTTAACAGTGGCTCAAGTGGGACAAGCGGTCTGGGTGGTCAGGTACTCAACCCTTACAATCTTTCTAAAGTTCCTGGTGGCTCGAGTGCAGGGTCGGGAGCAGCGATAGCGGCAGTGTTTGGCCAGGTCGGTCTAGGAACGGAAACGGGTTCTTCAATCCGTAATCCTTCTACTAAAAATAATCTAGTGGGTATAGCGTCTACCAATGGTTTGGTTAGTCGAGCGGGTATTGTTCCTAGTTCCATAATTCTCGACCGTGCTGGGCCGATGGCACGAAGCGTAACGGATGCAGCGATTGTACTTCAATACATGGCTGGAATGGACGCGGCCGATCTAACGACGATTGCAAGCGTTGGCAAAATGCCGGTAAATGGCTATCATTCGTTCCTTGATGTGGACGCCCTGAAGGGTTCGCGGATCGGAGTTCTTCGAGCCAACTTTGGAAGTGATCCAGAGGATGCAGAAGCACTTTCTCAAATCGATAAAGCCATCGATTCTCTAGCAGAGGGCGGGGCGACTCTGTTAGATCCAATCCCTGTCGGAAGTATAGATATGTTTGAAATGCTCCGAACGGTTAGTGGCTCTAGCGGTGAGCGTGCAGAAGCTATGAATCATTATCTCGCTGGTCGCGGGCCGGATGTTCCGGTAAAAACAATGCAGGAAATAGTCGGCAGTGGATTGGCACTCGGCAAACTTCAAGAAAGGTTGGATGAATCTCTTCGTGAGGCGCCAATGTACAGAAATCCGGACTACGCTAACTTCGTTCGAAACCGGGAAGCATTCAAGAAGCTAGTAATATCATGGTTCAAAAATTACGAGCTAGACGCGATTATTTACCCATACCAAACAAAGCCAGTTTACACAATAGAACAAGCCGCACCAAATCAGGGCGAAACGCGGTCCGAATTCAATAATTATGATGTAATGGGTCGCGGCACTCGAATGAGCACGGCCACGGGTTTTCCTGGTATCACCGTGCCTGCAGGATTTACTGCCAGCGATGGCATGCCTGTAGGATTGGAATTTCTTGGTAGACCATTTGATGAGGGAAAATTAATCGGTATTTGCTTCGCTTATGAGCAGGGTTTCAGTATGAGGAAGCTTCCCTCGATTACACCCCCTCTTGAAGCAGAATGGATTGAGTTCGATAAATAATACATTCGAAGCGGAGATTGTTGTTCAGGTGTACCTGTGGAGACCCCTTCTATTTTACTTCAGAATCTTAGACCAAAAACGTAGCTGTTTCAGATTGAAGTCCTTGGGACTCGCAATTTTCAGCTAGTCTGAATTTTTCGTCCTAGGAAATATAGTAAAGATCATAAACCCAATCTGGAATCGGAATATTGTTGGCGAATCCACGGTCATCAACACTGCAATTGTACCAATTCCAAAAAGAGCGAATGTCCTCATTAGACAGGTTGATCGATCGCGTGGTCAAAGCTCCACATTGGAAGCCAGTTTGTAAGTTCGTCGAGTTTTCTCGGCCTTTAAAAAGGCTAAGGATCTCTTCCTTAGTCAAAGGCCATTCCTCTTGCTTTAGAATTTCATACAGTTCGTCAGCATTACTTGGATTACAGATCCAGTCTGACGCTTTTTCTATTATAGCTCTTAAATCTTCTAAAAAAACTCGATCGCGCCCAATTAGCTGATCATCGAATACAAGGATCCTTGAAGCATGGCATGCCGTCTTATTTTCCTCAATACTTATATTGTATCCCACACCTTTTTTTTCTGCGATTTTTATCCATGGCTGGTAGGTGTAGTACATGTCAATGAAACCTGATTCTATCAGTTCCACGCCACAACAGGCTGGAACAGGAACCTTTTCAATTTGTTGGATGAAAGAACCTGAATAACCAATAGGATGCAGTGATTTTACCGCACAAAAGTCTGGAAAATCTGGGCTGAAGGTGCCGAAACGAATTTTCTCATCAATTGACGCTAAAGTTAGTTGCTCTCTACGACTGGTTTTTCCAACTAGTCCGTCTCCCCCAAACCCAACGACCAAACAACCCCTAACGCTAAGAGTGTTGCCTAGCGAATGGGCTGCTTTTGCGATTAGCATCGATGGATGCATTATTGAGGCAGATAGTTCCCCACCAAATAAGTTTTTCGCCAAGGACGACCAACCGATTTGACGTCTCGGCTTTAGCTCAAAACCAAGCTCATTGAACCATCCCTTTTGCTCACAAACGAGCAATGGAGTAGCTGATAAAGAGCTTAAATAACCAACACTGAGTACTTTCATTAATAAAGTGAGACAAAGTCACTTCGATTTACAAAAAATCGAATTTGACAGAGTTAAATGGCACGAGTCATGCAATTGCTCGCAGTAGCACTAGGCATGCCAATTGATCATAAAAATTTCGAACCAATCGACACTAGACAAATCCAAATTTTTGTCGCGCTAGCACAAGGGGGTAGCCTGAAAGCGGCTGCATCAAAGATTGGTATAACACATTCAGCTGTGAGCCATGCGGTCAGTAATCTTGAGCGAGATCTTAACGCCAAGTTGTTTCAGAGAAAAGGAAAAGGCCTTAAACTTACTGGTCTCGGCGAAATATTCCTTCCAGAGGCGGTCAATATTCTTCGTCTTCTAGGCGAAATGCGATTAAAAATCAATAGCAAGAATGCGAGCGTTGGTAAATGTATACGCATTGCTTGTGCACATTCTTTTATTCAGTTTGCGATGCCAGACATTCTTTGTGAGTTCCAAAGATGCTTTCCGTTCGCTGAGATTCAGCTAATTCCTGCTGATCGAGCTACGTGTATTAATAAGTTGGAGGGTGGCGAAGTCGATGCGGCGATATTGGTCAATTTGCCAAAACGCATAAAGAACTTAGTCGATTACCACCTTTTTGATGACGAACTCAAAGCAGTGATGTCTTCAGAACATAAGCTTGCTAAATCATCAGCTATCCCTCTTCACGAGTTTGTTAAAACAAGTGTTTATTTGCACAACAGCAACAGTTTCACTTCTCATTTGATCATCAATGAAATCCACAGATGGTCGTTTAGATCCCCAGATACTCAATACGTTTCGAATCCAGAGGCCCTTCGAGAGCTTGTTAAAATGAAACTCGGTATTTCTGTGTTACCTCAATGGGGTTTTAGATTGGGAACTGACAGTGAAAGATTCGTATGGAGGGAAATAGAAGGCTTGAATTTAAAGAGGTCTTGGCACTTCGCTCATTTGCAAAGGAGTGTTCCAGATGTGTTTGTAAATACTTTAGTAGGACTATGCAAAAGTTTCCCTTTGGTGGGCGAGCAGAGATACTATGAAACTCATCGAGCCTCGTAATTGGCGTCCGATATGTTTAAATTGGCTAGAGCATCATACACAAGATATAGCCATTGAATTTTGGATATTAGATCAAAATTTTAATACAGTTTTCTAATAAATAGATTTTTAGAGCAGTAGAATAGGAATTATAACAAAGACTTGGATATGATTTCAGAGCTTTTCTTAGATACGAAACCTAATCCAACCGTTAGTGCCTTCGTGAATCTAGCGGATGCCTATGAGCCCAGCACCGCTGTCAATCCGGATACCGGCGATTTCTTCACTCCGCAGACGAACGACGCGATCGAAGTGGGAGTCAAGTTCGTCGACTTGTACGATGGACGGCTTAGCGGCTCCATAGCTACCTTCAATATACAAAAGGAAAATTTGGTGCGAAACGATTTCAATCCGGTGACCTTTATGACGGACTAGGCGATTACTAGTGATGAGAGCGAGGGCATTGAGCTCGAGCTGTTCGCCAACCCCATTGACAATTGGAATATAACCTTCGCCTACAGTTACATCGACGGCCGAGTCGTTGGTGCGATTTCGCCGGAGCTCGAAGGACTTCGATTAGAAGGCACCACGCCGCATCGCCTAACGTTCTTCAACAGCTATACGATTAGCGAAGGATCCTTGCAGGGGCTTTGCTTTGGCGGCGGAATCGTCTATGCGAAATGCCCTATCCAGCAATTCGGAACTCCCGTTAATGCCCTCGTGGCCGAAAACGGCTATAATACGATTGATTTGTTTGCTCGCTATCCGACGGAGATCGGTGGTCGGCAAGTTACGTTTGGCGTGAATATCGATAACGTGAACGACGCGTTTTTCGCTCGATCGTGGGGTGCTTTCAGCTCTCCCCGAACGGTTCTGTTTTCCGTCTCAACCGATTTGTAGATCGACCCGAGTTTTTTCAGTTAGTTGAATTTAGTGCAAACAAACCCTCTTCTGTGTTCGCGGGAGAGGCTTTTTTGTGGTATGGCATCCAGACAAACGAATCATCTGGCCCAGTCGGTGTCGCCCCGGCCGCCCAAATTAATTTCGATTATGAGCTTGGCGAGGCTTCAAAAATTCACCCCTAGATTGGCTTAAAGAAATAGGCATATGAATAAGATTTATATAAACAAAAAATGGATACGATTAATCGCAATTCCGCTACTGGTTATTGGGATTACAAATGCACAATCTGAAGCTGAACGACCCAATGTTATCCTTATAATGACCGACGACCAGGGTTGGGGGGACACAGGATACAACGGGCACCCACACCTGAAAACGCCAAACCTCGATCGAATGAGTCGGGAAGGAGTCCGATTCGATCGCTTCTACTCGGCCGCCGCAATGTGCTCTCCAACCCGTGGCAGTGTTTACACCGGCCGCAACCCTTATCGTTTTGGAATTACCTTCGCTATGAAAGGAAGGCTCGAAGAGACCGAGATTCCGATCACATCAGTGGTCAAGGAAGCGGGCTATACAACGGGGCACTTTGGCAAATGGCATTTGGGCACTCTTTCTAGAACGAAGGGCGACCAGTCGCGTTGGGGGGCTTTCGAAGAGGATCCGGTTCGCTATTACTGCCCACCTTGGGAGCGTGATGTTGACCAAAGCTTTGTTACCGAATCGAAAGTGCCCACGTGGGACCCACTCCTCCATCCGGGACAGATTATAACGAGACCCACGGATGGTGCTTCCGTAGCAGGTCTTAAAGGTAGTTCGTATGGAAACGACTATTTTGTGGGCGAAGGACAAATTGAAACTGAAAACATGGAGGGCGATGATTCGCGGATAATCATGGATCGCGCCATTCCGTTTATCCAAAAGGCAGTTGATCGCGAGCGGTCTTTCTTCGCGGTTATATGGTTTCACACCCCTCATTCGCCTGTAGTGGGTGGAGACAAATACCGGGCCATGTACAAAGAGCACCCGGAAGATACGCAGCACTACTATGCGTGCGTGACTGCTATGGACGAGCAAGTCGGAAGATTGCGGTCGACGCTTTCCGAGCTCGGAGTAGCCGATAATACTATGCTCTGGTTTTGCTCAGACAATGGCCCGGCCCGCCAAGGGTCCCCCAGGCATGTCGGATCGCCTGGGCACCTTTCTGGGTACAAACTTTCCATTCAGGAAGGTGGCATCCGAGTTCCCGGATTGCTGGTTTGGCCAGACCAGATCAAAAAGCCCATTACCATTTCAGAGCCCTGTGTCACTTCCGACTACTTCCCGACGATACTGAGCAGTCTCGGTATCGATCTTCCCAATGACCGCATTTACGATGGGATCAATCTATGGCCACTCATAAAAGGGGAATCGAACGAGCGGACGAAGCCCATTGGTTTTCTAAACAAGGAGGCCGCTGAAGCGGTTTGGATGGGCTCGCGTTACAAATTAGTCTCAACACCTAAAGGCGATCAGCTTTTCGACATCATTGAGGATCCGGCCGAACGAGCAGATCTATCCGCTAGCCTGCCCTCATTAACACAAGCGATGAAACACCAACTCATTCTGTGGAAGACAGGTGTGCTGGCTGAACTGGATTCGATTCCATGAGAGGCAAGAGGCGCTCCAAACTCCTGCCGGCCTTTCTCAAGCCGATCAGGTAGGATTCAGATATGGCCCGCTCGCCGCCGCTGAGAGTGTAGGATCCGATATGCTCGCGGGGGGTTGGCCTTAATACAATCAATTCCAAGTTTTAATAACACGAACTTTGAACATCCTCGTTGATCATAACCTAATTATGAGACCTTTC
Coding sequences within it:
- a CDS encoding amidase, with the translated sequence MLKLGRIHLIYFALSAFFLSKVSSETFDLSTATITDINDAIDAGVLSSEKLVQLYLKRIDAYDKKGPAVNCVIHIDENALELARELDIERIEKGRRSPIHGIPILLKDLIDVAGQPTTGGFVPLGAPIPDRNATIVTRMQEAGGIILGKVSTSNWFGNDFDETHPIGASKNPYNLEYSPGGSSNGSGVAMAAYFATLAIGTDTSVSVQNPSANCSLVGMVGTYGMVSRSGIIPRGATQDRPGPMGRSVFDVATLFSVISGWDAEDFTTFNPIGHFPMSDWAEELSKDSLVGKRIGVLREMIPVADEYKEALSIFDEALIDLRKAGAFIVDPILTGNPTIADDTSQPRLRTAEYEKIHYTNAYLARLGAKAPFKNVADWMEAVGEDKFTQRMVDAMSLESPDKSLDYQARYRTRKMYIALIEELFERYDLDAIAQPFQVAPAPRLDRKRGPSREWWIASPATNNLSSSLGFPAVVVPGGYTQAEGLPIAIQFMGKRFTDLEVLKVAHGYEQTTMKRKTPASTPRLNGEIIKY
- a CDS encoding asparaginase is translated as MLRLVLTFGEKIFLREKATYIIAEMMLNLFSNLRRLVLGSFILLSSMTMSASKSNIHVLGTGGTISGAAPSPEMLSGYESGTFPVVELLKEVPEVSDFARVTSEQIINVGSGSINGEVLLKLANRINKLCKEKPEIDGYVVTHGTGTLEETAYFLNLTILSDKPVVIVGAMRPWTATSGDGPLNLYNAIRVASAPESRGKGALIVLNDEINSARDGTKTDTYRVETFNSREYGFLGYADPDKVVYYRKPLKRHTFQTEFDITDVVSLPKVDIVYGYQEGSRGSVDGLVASGSVGIIAASRSPDISVALEEAQRKGITVVRSDRKGQGRVLNSESRLKEGTISGDNLRPQKARILLQLALTKTSEPTEIQRIFNQY
- a CDS encoding asparaginase: MISKKILQVFLIPSVVLISFASAYAGLPKVVVLGTGGTIQSKGDTRMTRYDYRAGRFDISEIIDLIPQVKKIAELEAEQFTNIGSPSMTPDIWKSLAERINETALRSDVSGFVLTHGTNTLEETAYFLHLTVQTDKPVVIVGAQRPSTSISADGPMNFYNAVQVAASPEARDKGVLICMNQQINSAREGTKTSAYKVEAFQSRDLGLLGVVDPDGVHFLRAPVRRHTYLSEFDVSDISSFPRIDVVPSFADAAGDLITFLASAGAEGIVLAGHGAGGASPAQGEAFKTATSNGVIAIACSRTGSGRVIESSRMLEYGLIAGDNLLPHKARILLMLAIASGKSERSELIRIFDQY
- a CDS encoding amidase family protein → MTYSRFISLILLSIILIASAVAERVRIPLHEATIFDIQKAFDQGTLTSEELVGMYLKRIEKYDQQGPALNSILTLNEEAITEARKLDIERSKTGARSLLHGIPIIPKDNFDTADMPTTGGFKGLKDSIPVRDAFTIRRLRESGAIILAKSNLDEFNSGSSGTSGLGGQVLNPYNLSKVPGGSSAGSGAAIAAVFGQVGLGTETGSSIRNPSTKNNLVGIASTNGLVSRAGIVPSSIILDRAGPMARSVTDAAIVLQYMAGMDAADLTTIASVGKMPVNGYHSFLDVDALKGSRIGVLRANFGSDPEDAEALSQIDKAIDSLAEGGATLLDPIPVGSIDMFEMLRTVSGSSGERAEAMNHYLAGRGPDVPVKTMQEIVGSGLALGKLQERLDESLREAPMYRNPDYANFVRNREAFKKLVISWFKNYELDAIIYPYQTKPVYTIEQAAPNQGETRSEFNNYDVMGRGTRMSTATGFPGITVPAGFTASDGMPVGLEFLGRPFDEGKLIGICFAYEQGFSMRKLPSITPPLEAEWIEFDK
- a CDS encoding ABC transporter substrate-binding protein, giving the protein MKVLSVGYLSSLSATPLLVCEQKGWFNELGFELKPRRQIGWSSLAKNLFGGELSASIMHPSMLIAKAAHSLGNTLSVRGCLVVGFGGDGLVGKTSRREQLTLASIDEKIRFGTFSPDFPDFCAVKSLHPIGYSGSFIQQIEKVPVPACCGVELIESGFIDMYYTYQPWIKIAEKKGVGYNISIEENKTACHASRILVFDDQLIGRDRVFLEDLRAIIEKASDWICNPSNADELYEILKQEEWPLTKEEILSLFKGRENSTNLQTGFQCGALTTRSINLSNEDIRSFWNWYNCSVDDRGFANNIPIPDWVYDLYYIS
- a CDS encoding LysR family transcriptional regulator, producing the protein MQLLAVALGMPIDHKNFEPIDTRQIQIFVALAQGGSLKAAASKIGITHSAVSHAVSNLERDLNAKLFQRKGKGLKLTGLGEIFLPEAVNILRLLGEMRLKINSKNASVGKCIRIACAHSFIQFAMPDILCEFQRCFPFAEIQLIPADRATCINKLEGGEVDAAILVNLPKRIKNLVDYHLFDDELKAVMSSEHKLAKSSAIPLHEFVKTSVYLHNSNSFTSHLIINEIHRWSFRSPDTQYVSNPEALRELVKMKLGISVLPQWGFRLGTDSERFVWREIEGLNLKRSWHFAHLQRSVPDVFVNTLVGLCKSFPLVGEQRYYETHRAS
- a CDS encoding sulfatase family protein, yielding MNKIYINKKWIRLIAIPLLVIGITNAQSEAERPNVILIMTDDQGWGDTGYNGHPHLKTPNLDRMSREGVRFDRFYSAAAMCSPTRGSVYTGRNPYRFGITFAMKGRLEETEIPITSVVKEAGYTTGHFGKWHLGTLSRTKGDQSRWGAFEEDPVRYYCPPWERDVDQSFVTESKVPTWDPLLHPGQIITRPTDGASVAGLKGSSYGNDYFVGEGQIETENMEGDDSRIIMDRAIPFIQKAVDRERSFFAVIWFHTPHSPVVGGDKYRAMYKEHPEDTQHYYACVTAMDEQVGRLRSTLSELGVADNTMLWFCSDNGPARQGSPRHVGSPGHLSGYKLSIQEGGIRVPGLLVWPDQIKKPITISEPCVTSDYFPTILSSLGIDLPNDRIYDGINLWPLIKGESNERTKPIGFLNKEAAEAVWMGSRYKLVSTPKGDQLFDIIEDPAERADLSASLPSLTQAMKHQLILWKTGVLAELDSIP